In one window of Solanum pennellii chromosome 2, SPENNV200 DNA:
- the LOC107008675 gene encoding uncharacterized protein LOC107008675, with protein sequence MSDWGPVFVAVVLFVLLTPGLLVQVPGRSRFVEFSNFQTSGVSILVHSLVYFALICIFLLAIGVHITSLINTSLLMADWGPVLIGVVLFILLQPGLLFQIPGNNRTLEFGSMKTNGKAIAVHTLIFFTLYAILILAVHVHIYTG encoded by the exons ATGTCTGATTGGGGTCCAGTGTTTGTGGCGGTGGTGCTATTCGTTCTGTTAACGCCGGGTCTGCTGGTTCAGGTGCCGGGTCGCAGCCGATTTGTTGAGTTTAGCAACTTTCAGACGAGTGGAGTGTCGATATTGGTTCACTCACTAGTCTATTTCGCCCTCATTTGCATCTTCTTATTAGCCATTGGGGTTCATAT TACCTCTTTAAT AAACACCTCTCTGTTAATGGCGGACTGGGGGCCAGTGCTCATCGGAGTAGTACTCTTCATCCTGCTGCAACCTGGGCTTCTGTTTCAGATACCGGGTAACAACCGCACTCTCGAATTTGGGAGCATGAAGACTAATGGAAAGGCGATTGCTGTTCATACTCTTATTTTCTTTACACTCTATGCTATTCTCATTCTCGCTGTTCATGTTCACATCTATACTGGATGA
- the LOC107008674 gene encoding uncharacterized protein LOC107008674: MKDWAAPIIATALFGFLCPGLIFQMPGKHRPVDFMNMKTSIVSMLLHTLFFGLFLMLLLVILNIHLYA, from the coding sequence ATGAAGGATTGGGCAGCTCCGATCATAGCAACAGCGCTATTTGGATTTCTGTGTCCAGGACTTATATTTCAAATGCCAGGAAAGCATAGGCCTGTCGATTTCATGAACATGAAGACCAGTATCGTTTCTATGTTGCTTCACACTCTCTTCTTTGGTTTGTTTCTTATGCTTTTACTTGTCATTCTCAATATACATCTCTATGCTTAA
- the LOC107008673 gene encoding uncharacterized protein LOC107008673, which produces MVADWGPVVVAVAMFILLSPGLLFQLPARTRVIEFGNMYTSGISILVHAILFFCIYTILIVAIGVHIRSG; this is translated from the coding sequence ATGGTGGCAGATTGGGGGCCAGTGGTGGTTGCAGTGGCGATGTTCATCTTACTGTCACCAGGATTGCTATTTCAGCTACCAGCAAGGACTCGAGTGATTGAGTTCGGGAACATGTACACAAGTGGGATTTCCATCCTAGTTCATGCCATCTTATTCTTCTGTATATATACAATCTTGATAGTTGCTATTGGTGTTCACATACGATCGGGTTGA